The DNA sequence CGGTGGCGTCAGCGACTTCCACGCGCTGACAGCGGTCGGGGACCGCATCTACGGGCTGGACTCCTCCACCGGTGCGGTCCGGCGCAGTGACGACGGCGGGTCCACCTGGGTGGAGGGCGCCGCTATCGCCGCCCGCGACCTCGACGCCCATCCGGTCGACCCGGACCGCGTCGTCGCCACCACCGCCGAGGGCCTCATGGCCAGCGACGACGGCGGCGCCACCTTCACGGTGGGGGACGGGCAGCCGCCCGAACCGCTTGTGGTCATCGACCATCTGCCGGCAGCAACCGGGGGCGCCGTCGTCGGCCTCGACGCCGCTGGGGTCGTGTGGCGATCGGAGCCGACCGGTTGGGTCTCTTCCGGTCCCGGCAACGGTACCCCGGCCGCGTTCACCGCCGTTGACGAGGACACCTACCTCGCGGCGTTCGACGGGACGGTGCTCCTGAAGAGCGAGGACCGGGGCGAGTCCTGGCAGCCGATCCCTGACGGCGTCAGCTGAGGACCGTGTCACGCAGGGGCTCCGCGACCGTCCGCAAGCCTGCTCCGTCGAGCCAGCCCCGCAGCACCTCACGAACCTCAACCGCGCTGACCTCCCTGAATCCCCACGCCCGACAACCCCCGCGCCGACGACACCGACACGGCGATCAAACGTGTCATCGAGCAGATACCAGCAAGACGCGCCGGGTGGTCCCATGACTGGCAATCCAAGTGGTCCCATGACGCTGGCAGAAAACCGGCTACAGCGGTCCCATGCTCATGTGGCAGGCGACAGACCGGGAAGACGAGCAGCAAGAACCAGCCGACGTTCCAAGGAGACAGGCCTCTCCCTGCTGCAGGAAATCAGCCCAGCACGAGAGCGGTGGCAGATCCAGCGAGCACCGCGGCGGCTGCGACCAGGGTGACGTGACGTCCATGTCTCGTGGCGCGGGGGATGCTCCGTAGCGGGAAGAGGGTCTGGCGACCCAGCACATAGGCCGCGACCGCGAGCACGAGTACCAGACCCGAACCGGCGGCCGGCGACCTCAGGACGAGAACGAGCGCGATGACCCCTAGCGCTGCGGAGAGAGCGGACTCGAGGAGCTGCACGGGTATCCGCCGCACTCCCACCCGACGATCGGAGGACCAGACACCCCACCTCGATGATGTCGGCCGGCCGGCGCAACACCCGCCAAGGAGGCAGCCGAGTCTGCCGACTGCCATCGCCACGAGCAGGCCCGGAGCGGTGACGTCGAGCACGGCTCCCAGTGGTAGATCGAGAAGGGATGTGCCTGCCACGAGCGCGCCCACGGTCGCGATGACAAACCCCTGCACGGACAGCCCCGGTGTCAGGAAGCTCCTCGGTTCCCGGGGGTGGGTAAGCAGGTAGTACACCTTGGCACCTGCTAGGCCGAGCGTGCTCGCGACGACCGTGAGCCCGGCGAGGCCCAGCCCTGGGATGTCGAACTGGCGGGCCAGCAACACCTGAAGGATCAGTGCCAGGACAAATCCCGTGCCCACGAGCGCCGGCCAGGCGCCCAGACGGACCCCCGGCGCGAGGCTTCGCACGAAAGGAGCGAGCGCGGTGCGGCCCGAAGCACTGCCCCGCGACAGGCCAGGTCCGGGCGCCTCCACCCACGGGGCAGGCCCTCCGGTCGGCGCGGGCCGTACCGGCGTGGCCACCACCTCCCACTCGCCCGCGGCGACGTCCTGGATCCGAGTCGTCAAGGCGATCCGGCCCGAACCGGGCACAACGTTCTCCAACGACGACGTCACCGCGAACTCCGTGCGGCCTTCCGGCTTCGCCGAGCTGGCTTCCTCGCCGGAGCCCTGCTTCAGCCGGCCGCGGAGATGCACCGTCATGGTGTAGCGGTCGCCGGTAGGCTCCGCGTCGAACCAGTACGTCACACCCAGCGACTGCTGGTCCGCGCCCTCGAGCGCACTGCAGCTCAGATCTGTGATGACGACTGCGGAACTGGGGATGTGCCGCACCAGCCGAGGTGGCGGACCGCTCAGCGAAGTCACCGCGACGGGAACGACCTCCTCGGTCGATCGGCTCGAAAGGGGACCCTGCGCTGCGGCGACCTGTGCCGTTGCAGGGGCCCCCTCCTGAACGGACGCGACGGCGAGCCCCACGGAAGGTCGAGGGTCGGGACGCGCCGGTCTCACGCCCTCGGGACGAGCGGTAGACGACGGCGGAACGTGGGGACGGGACGGCGGAACCTGGGGACGAGGTGTCCGTACCTGACGAGGTGTCCGTACCTGCCGGAGATCACCAGGGGACGGACGGCGGAGTGCTTTCGCGTCAGTCGGCGCCCGGAAGAAGGCTGCTCCGGCCCCCTTTTCTGGCTCCTCATCTGCCGAGGTCTGAGGGGTCGCTCCCGTGGTGTTCATCGTATCGATTGTCGCCTGACCGGGAGCCGTGACTGTCAACTATCGATGAAGGTTCGACGAAGGAATCTCGCCTGCGTGCCCGCGCGGTGGGCAGTTCTCACCGTTCCTCATGAATGGCCGCACCGGACTCGATCCTTCGACTGGCTCGCTTGACGATCTCCGGTGAGAGGATGTGAGTGCGCGCCTGAGGCGCACACGTCCCACGCCCCCGGAGCAGGAGTTACGAATGCCGGCCAGCCCGTCCTCCTCTCGGCACCCCATCTCGGGCACCCGCACCGCGGACCGGGCGGCACACGTCGTCGCAGGCCCCCGGCCGCGCACGGCGCTGCCGGCGTCCTCGTGGAGCGCACCTGTCCCTGACCGCCCCGCGCGAACATGGTCGGTGGTGCTCGCGGTGACCGGAGGGCTGGCGACCGAGACGGCGTTCCCGGAGCGGTCCTGGTGGCCGATGGCGTTCGTCGGCATCGCGTTGCTCCTGCTTGCGCTCCGGCGTGAGTCTGCTCGCTGGGGCTTCGTGGTCGGCGCGCTGTACGGGCTCGCGTTCTTCCTGCCGCACGTGTGGTGGGCGAACGAGGCGGTGGGGCAGCCGATCGGCTGGGTGGCGCTGTCGATCTTCCAGGCGCTGTACCTCGCCGGGTTCGGCGCCGCCTGGGTGTGGGTGCGCCGTGGGCCCTGGGTGCGCGGGCACCCCTGGGTGCAGGTAGTGGCGGTGGCGGTCCTGTGGGTCGGCGCCGAGCAGGTCCGCGGTCGGTGGCCCTTCGGGGGCTTCCCGTGGGGGACGCTCGCGTTCTCCCAGACCGAGGGCCCGCTGCTGCCCCTCGCATCGGTGGGTGGGGAGCCGCTGGTCAGTGGGGCGGTGGTCGTTCTGGGGGCATTGCTGGCCCTGGTGGGGTTGCGGTTGAGCCGTCGGCGGCTCGCCTGGGCGGGCGCGCCCGCGACCGTCGCTCTGGCCCTCGCCTTCCTGCCCGCGCTGGTGCCGCTGGGCACTGGCGCCGAGGCGGGCACACTGCGGGTCGGCGTGGTGCAGGGCAACGTGCCCGTGCAGGGGGCCGAGGCGATGGGCCAGGCTCGGGAGGTGGCCGAGAACCATGCGGACGGCACCCTGGCCCTGCTCGAGCGCACGGAGCCCGGGGAGCTCGACCTGGTGCTGTGGCCCGAGTCCGCCTCGGACATCGATCCGCGCACGGATGCGGCCGTGGCGGCGGTGGTCGACGATGCCGCACGGGCCGTTGGTGCGCCGATCCTTCTCGGCACACAGCAGTTCCTGCCCGGGTTGCGGTACAACAACTACATCCTGTGGGAGCCGGGGACCGGCGCAGACCCGCAGGTGGAGTACACGAAGCAACGGCCGGTGCCGTTCGGTGAGTACGTCCCCTACCGGGAGTTCTTCCGCCGGATCACCTCGGCCGTGGACCTGGTGACCACCGACATGGTGGCGGGTACCGGTGAGGCTCTGGTCCGGGTCGGGATCGAGCGACTGGGACGGGCGGTGCCGATTACCGCCGCGATCTGCTTCGAGGTCGCCTACGACGACCTGATCCGCGACGGTGTGCTCGCCGGCGGTGAGCTCATCGTGATCCCTACCAACAACGCCTCCTTCGGGTTGACGCAGGAGTCCGCCCAGCAGCTGGCCATGTCCCGGTTCCGGGCTGCCGAGCACGGCCGTGCGGTGGTGCAGGTCTCGACCGTGGGTGTCAGTGGGGTGATCGGCCCCGACGGGGAGGTCCTGGATCGGACGGGCCTGTTCACCGCCGAGCAGATGGTGGCGGAGCTGCCGCTGCGCACCTCGCTCACGACGGCGGACCGGTTGGGGGAGTGGCCCGGGACGGTCGTGAACGTGCTCGCGCTGGTCCTCCTCGTGGGAGGACTCGCCGGCCGTCACCGGCGTGCGCGGTGAGATGAGGTCGGGCACCACCGCACGGCACCGCACCGCTCTCTTGCCGGACGCCGCCGACGCGACGCGGGCCACCAGCGCCCCTATCCGGCGCCTGCGCCGGGCTCCGGCGGCGCAGGCTGTCGGTCTCGCCGGTGAGCTCTTGCTGACCGCCGGAGTGCTGCTCGCGCTGTTCGTCGTCTGGCAGGTGTGGTGGACCGACGTCGTCGCCGCCCGGGAGCAGCGAGCGACGGTCACGGCGATGGAGGACAGCTACACCGTCCCCGAGGTGCTCGAGCCGGCCCGGGCGCGGACCGAAGAACCCCCGCCCGAGATGCGCGCGGTGAGCGAGGGGGAGCCGTTCGCGACGCTGCACGTGCCCCGATGGGGGCGCGCCTACGAGGTCCCCATCACCGAGGGAGTCAGCACGGACGTGCTCGACACCGGGGCTGCCGGTCACTACCCCGGCACCGCGCTACCCGGCGAGATCGGAAACTTCGCCCTGGCCGCGCACCGCCAGACCTACGGCGCGGCCTTCCGGTATGTCGACACCCTCGAGGTCGGGGACCCCCTGATCGTCGAGACCGCCGACGCATGGTTGGTGTACCGCGTGCGGGAGGACTACATCGTCGAGCCCGACAAGGTCGAGGTCCTGGCCCCGACCCCCAACCAGCCGGACGTGCCGGCGACTGAACGACTGATCACCTTCACCACGTGCCACCCGCTGTGGAGCACCGCGCAACGGTGGATCACGCACGGAGTCCTCGAGCGGTGGATCCCCAGGTCGGAAGGCGTGCCTGCCGAGCTGTTGCAGGACGGCTGACGGCAGCAGCGCCTGGGTGGACCGGGACACAGCACCGCCATCACGAAGTACGGAACTCCTGCCCCAGGCTGTACGCCAGGCACGAGGACACCCCGCGGACCGGGTCGGCCTCCCGAACCACAGGGTCCGCACGGTCGCCGCAAGGGTGGCACCCGAACCGACGAACGGCAGGGGTGTCCCTCATCTTCATCGTTCGACGAGCGGGGTTTGTGGGCCGCCTACGCACCCAGCCCCCGATCATTCCAGCGCAGACCCGCGGACAGTGGCTCGATGGGATCGGCGGTGAGCCTCGACACCGCGTCCCGGCTGTCCGGGAGCGCGCGGGCGAGGTGGGCCGATCTCGACTGCGCCGCGCAGCCTGCCCCGACCGCAGGAGAAGTCGTAGCGCCCTTCGGGTAGGCCGGGAAGCGGCACGGTTGTGCTGCCGAAGGCGGGAACTGCCACGTCCACCCCGAGGTCATGGACGATGAAGAACTCCGAACACGGATTGTCCTCCTCCCGGATGATCTCCAGGCGCGTCGGGACGTACGCCTCCAGCCGCAGCGTCGGTGGCTGGTAGCCGTCCCGGACGGTGACCCCGGCCTCCTGCGTAGCGTCGACGCCTGGTGGCTCGGGGCGGGGCTCGGGCGTCCTCATCGCGTCTCTCACAGTCAGCCACCTCCACACCACGAACGGGTAGGTACAGGCCATCGCAGACTGATGTCGGTGGCCACCGCCGGATGATGAAGACATGACGAAGAGTCCGGCCGTCCGCCTCTTCAGGGCCACGTGCCGGGGCGGGAGATCCGCGTGCGGCCGGGGACGAGCTGCGGGTCCGGTTGGTCAACGACCTGCCGGCGGAGATGACGGTGCACTGGCACGGTTCCACTCGCGCGTGGGCGTCCAGCTCGACACCGGCCTCCAGGCCCCGCTCATCGTGGAGGACCCGGCCGAGCCGGGCGGCTACGACATGGAGGTCGTCCTGGTCCTGGACGACTGGACGGACGGCTGGGGCGACTCGCCGGAGACGATCCTCGAGCGCATGGCGCGAGAGGGCATGGTCATGGGCGGCACGGCCATGGACGGCATGGGCCACGGGGGTAGCGCGATGGAGTGTCGATGCCGCGTGAATACTGACCCCGTGGCGCCGAGTGAATGTTGACCCCCCTCGGACAGAGTGAGGGAGTGATCAACGTGGAAGATTGGGCCGAGATCCGACGGCTGCATAGGTCAGAGGGCATGGCGATCAAGGCGATCGCCCGGCAGGTCGGCGTCGCGCGTAACACCGTGCGGGCGGCGCTGGCGGCGGACACCCTGCCGAGGTACGAGCGCAAGCCGGCCGGCTCCAGGGTCGATGCCTACGACGGGCAGATCCGGGCGTTGCTGGCGCGGACGCCGACGATGCCGGCGTCGGTAATCGCCGAGCGGATCGGGTGGGAGCACTCGGCGTCGGTGCTGCGCGCGCGGGTCGCGCAGTTGCGCCCCTTGTTTGCGCCGGCGGACCCGGCCGACCGGACCGAGTACCAGGCGGGCGAGATCGTTCAGTGCGATCTGTGGTTCCCGGCCAAGATCGTGCCCGTGAGCCCCGGGGTGATGGTGGCCCCGCCGGTGCTGACGATGGTCGCGGCGTGGTCGGGGTTCATCATGGCCGTGCTGTTGCCGTCGCGGACCACCGGGGACCTGCTCGCGGGAATGTGGCACCTCCTGGCCGGCACGCTCGGTGCGGTCCCGAAGACGTTGGTGTGGGACAACGAGGCGGGGATCGGCCAGCACCACAGGCTCACCGTCGGCGCGAGGGCGTTCGCCGGGACGCTGGGGACTCGGATCTACCAGACCCGGCCCCGGGATCCGGAGGCCAAGGGCGTGGTCGAGCGGGCGAACGGGTACCTGCAGACCTCGTTCCTGCCCGGCCGGGCGTTCGCCTCGCCGGCGGACTTCAACACCCAGCTCGAGGCGTGGCTCCCGCGGGCGAACCAGCGCGTGCTGCGCCGGACCGGGACCCAGCCCGGGCTGCGGGTCGGCACCGATGCCGCCGC is a window from the Georgenia muralis genome containing:
- a CDS encoding F510_1955 family glycosylhydrolase, whose product is MRSLPLGVALFALPLVLGGCSSTSPGDTAAEAGAAAALGHVHDLALNPGDGLVYAATHLGLYSLGRGEPAPVGESRQDTMGFTVQGPDTFLASGHPGPGQEGPGNLGLLRSTDAGGSWAEVSLGGVSDFHALTAVGDRIYGLDSSTGAVRRSDDGGSTWVEGAAIAARDLDAHPVDPDRVVATTAEGLMASDDGGATFTVGDGQPPEPLVVIDHLPAATGGAVVGLDAAGVVWRSEPTGWVSSGPGNGTPAAFTAVDEDTYLAAFDGTVLLKSEDRGESWQPIPDGVS
- a CDS encoding prolipoprotein diacylglyceryl transferase, which produces MRHIPSSAVVITDLSCSALEGADQQSLGVTYWFDAEPTGDRYTMTVHLRGRLKQGSGEEASSAKPEGRTEFAVTSSLENVVPGSGRIALTTRIQDVAAGEWEVVATPVRPAPTGGPAPWVEAPGPGLSRGSASGRTALAPFVRSLAPGVRLGAWPALVGTGFVLALILQVLLARQFDIPGLGLAGLTVVASTLGLAGAKVYYLLTHPREPRSFLTPGLSVQGFVIATVGALVAGTSLLDLPLGAVLDVTAPGLLVAMAVGRLGCLLGGCCAGRPTSSRWGVWSSDRRVGVRRIPVQLLESALSAALGVIALVLVLRSPAAGSGLVLVLAVAAYVLGRQTLFPLRSIPRATRHGRHVTLVAAAAVLAGSATALVLG
- the lnt gene encoding apolipoprotein N-acyltransferase; the encoded protein is MTGGLATETAFPERSWWPMAFVGIALLLLALRRESARWGFVVGALYGLAFFLPHVWWANEAVGQPIGWVALSIFQALYLAGFGAAWVWVRRGPWVRGHPWVQVVAVAVLWVGAEQVRGRWPFGGFPWGTLAFSQTEGPLLPLASVGGEPLVSGAVVVLGALLALVGLRLSRRRLAWAGAPATVALALAFLPALVPLGTGAEAGTLRVGVVQGNVPVQGAEAMGQAREVAENHADGTLALLERTEPGELDLVLWPESASDIDPRTDAAVAAVVDDAARAVGAPILLGTQQFLPGLRYNNYILWEPGTGADPQVEYTKQRPVPFGEYVPYREFFRRITSAVDLVTTDMVAGTGEALVRVGIERLGRAVPITAAICFEVAYDDLIRDGVLAGGELIVIPTNNASFGLTQESAQQLAMSRFRAAEHGRAVVQVSTVGVSGVIGPDGEVLDRTGLFTAEQMVAELPLRTSLTTADRLGEWPGTVVNVLALVLLVGGLAGRHRRAR
- a CDS encoding class E sortase, with the protein product MRSGTTARHRTALLPDAADATRATSAPIRRLRRAPAAQAVGLAGELLLTAGVLLALFVVWQVWWTDVVAAREQRATVTAMEDSYTVPEVLEPARARTEEPPPEMRAVSEGEPFATLHVPRWGRAYEVPITEGVSTDVLDTGAAGHYPGTALPGEIGNFALAAHRQTYGAAFRYVDTLEVGDPLIVETADAWLVYRVREDYIVEPDKVEVLAPTPNQPDVPATERLITFTTCHPLWSTAQRWITHGVLERWIPRSEGVPAELLQDG
- a CDS encoding cupredoxin domain-containing protein; amino-acid sequence: MACTYPFVVWRWLTVRDAMRTPEPRPEPPGVDATQEAGVTVRDGYQPPTLRLEAYVPTRLEIIREEDNPCSEFFIVHDLGVDVAVPAFGSTTVPLPGLPEGRYDFSCGRGRLRGAVEIGPPRPRAPGQPGRGVEAHRRSHRATVRGSALE
- the istA gene encoding IS21 family transposase — its product is MINVEDWAEIRRLHRSEGMAIKAIARQVGVARNTVRAALAADTLPRYERKPAGSRVDAYDGQIRALLARTPTMPASVIAERIGWEHSASVLRARVAQLRPLFAPADPADRTEYQAGEIVQCDLWFPAKIVPVSPGVMVAPPVLTMVAAWSGFIMAVLLPSRTTGDLLAGMWHLLAGTLGAVPKTLVWDNEAGIGQHHRLTVGARAFAGTLGTRIYQTRPRDPEAKGVVERANGYLQTSFLPGRAFASPADFNTQLEAWLPRANQRVLRRTGTQPGLRVGTDAAAMMDLPPVAPSVGMTDRVRLGRDYYVRVLGNDYSVDPSVIGRFVDITAGLTTVTVTCAGQVVAAHERCWDVRRTITDPAHVTTAAALRQAYRSRSAAAIAPAAKAGALVGVRALSDYDDLFALTTAATTSVTTVAEGTGRRLEAVR